In Leptospira wolbachii serovar Codice str. CDC, the genomic stretch ATTGATTAGCCCATTCATAGCAAAACAGCTGAATGTATTTATACTAGGAGAACGAGAGGCAAGTCATCTCGGAGTCTCCACAGAATTTTTAAAAACAATAATCATACTTTTGATCGGAGTGAGCGTTGGCGCCTGCGTTTCGCTTGTAGGTAATATTGGATTTGTTGGGCTTGCCGTTCCGCATATTGTTCGCTTGGCGATTGGCCAAGATTACAAGTATCTACTCATCACTTCCTACCTCTTAGGGGGAGGTCTACTGTGTTTTGCGGATGGAATTTGCAGAATCATTATTGCACCTTCCGAAATACCCGTCGGGATAGCTACAGCCCTACTCGGCTCCCCCTTCTTTCTCAGTCTGATTCGCAAAAGGATGAACCATATATGACCATCGAAGCAATTGATTTGGACTACTTCATCGGAAGCAAAGCGATACTTTCCAAAATAAACTTAGAAATCCATCCGGGAAAACTTCACGTTTTAATAGGAAGAAATGGAGCAGGAAAATCATCCCTCTTCCACATGTTATGTGGTGATATAATACCACAGCAGGGAAATATATATTTGAATGGAGTTGAGTTAAGGACTTATTCCAAAAGTCAATTGGCAAAAATAAGAGCAGTCCTCACACAAGAAACAACCATCACCTTTCCCATAAACTCCGAAGAAGTGATAGGACTTGGTCGCCATCCACATGTAACCGATGTCGTTAAAGACAAAAGTATTGTTCAGACTTGTTTGAAGATCACAGATTCAATTGAACAAAAAGAACAAAACTATTCTACTCTTTCTGGTGGAGAGAGGCAAAAAATTAACTTCGGCAGAATATTGGCGCAAGCCTGGGAAACACCGCCAAGATATATCTTTCTGGACGAACCTGTATCCGCTTTGGATATTCCCAACCAATACAAAACTCTCAATATATGCAAACACATGGCAGGCCAGGGTTACGCGGTTTTTATGATTTTGCACGACTTAAATCTCGCAGCTTTATATGCGGATACAATCACCTTGCTTCACAAAGGAAAAATTATCAAATCAGGAAACCCAAATGAAGTATTAACTTTGGAAAATCTTGAAACTGCATTTGGAATAAAAGCCCGAATTTTAAATGCACCTGAAGGAAATTTTATCATTCCAGAAATCATAGGAGAATCAATATGAATGAAAACTTAAAACAACAATGGGAAAATCTAATAAAAGAAATGCCCAAACTCAGAATCCGCGACGCTGCCAAACATCTAAATGTTAGCGAAGCGGAACTTCTTTCCACAAAAATTGGTCCAACGGTCAAACTACTAAATCCGGATTGGGCAAGTTTTTTGTTAAATACAACAAACCTTGGCTATGTGATGGCCCTTACAAGAAACGAATCTTGTGTACACGAAAGGAAGGGAGTCTACAAAAACCTATCTGTCAACGGGCAAACTGCACTTGCCGTAGGCGAAGATATAGACCTTCGGATTTTTCTTCAAGATTGGAAGTATGGCTTTTATGTAGAGGAACCAAAAGAAAACGGAATCATGCGTAGTTTTCAGTTTTTTGATTCCAAAGGTGAGGCTGTTCATAAAATTTATCAAACAGAAAAGTCCGCCATTGATGGTTGGGAGATTGCAAAAACGCAATTTGTTGATGAAACACTAACATTCATAAAACCATCATCGGAAACAAAACCAAAGACTGAAACAAACGACACAAATGAAATTCCGAAATTTTTAGATGCTTGGAGTAAACTCGAGGACACTCATGACTTTTTTTCATTGCTTAGAAAATTCAATTACTCTCGCGAATTTTCTTTGGTAGCAGCAAATGGAAGGTTTTCCTTTAAAATTTCAAAGGAAAATTTACTGAACCTAATGGAACAAGTTAGCAAACTCGAAATGGATATTATGATTTTTGTTGGCAATCCAGGCATGATTCAAATCCACACAGGAAAAATTCAGAGACTCGAGCCAATGGGTCCTTGGTTTAATGTTCTCGACCCAGAGTTCAATTTGCATCTAAGAACGGATCAAATTGAATCAGTTTGGATTGTCGACAAACCGACAAAAGACGGTCTCGTCACCTCAGTGGAAGTATTTGACAACGCAGGGAATTTGATTTTGCAAATGTTTGGAAAACGAAAACCAGGTATCCCACAATCCGATCTTTGGTACCAACTGACACGTGATTACGTAGAAAAACCCGAGAAACTAAACCCTTCTCTTGTATAAATTGTCGGGAAAATCAAGTTTCATTTGAAACCCTTGAGTACCATCAATACTCAAGGTCCCACCCATCTGTTTTTCAGCGATGATCTTCGCTAAACTTAAACCCAATTTCTTCTGCTGTTTCAAATCAAACTTAGTTGGCAATCCAATACCATTGTCGCTATATTCAAAATGACAAATATTCCCTTTTATTGAAAAACGAACCGACACATTACCAACTGTAAAACCAGGAAAAGCATACTTAAAACTATTCGAAAGTATCTCTGTAAAAATAAGACCAAGTGGGACAGCTGTATCCAAAAGTAGCGAACCATCTCCTACTTGAAAGTTTACCTCAATCTCGGTACCTACCGGCGGATACGCCTGGCGAATCATATCCGCGAGCGAACGCAAATAATCTGAAACCTTAATCTCACTTAAATCTTTATTTGCATATAGATGATCATGAACCAATGACATCGTTTGAATTTTGATAGAAGTATCTTCAACAATTGACTGTATATTTTTATCATCCGCGAAATCAGATGCCTGAATCATCAAAATGGAACGAACTAGTTGTAGCGAATTTTTTGTTCGATGAAAAATCTCTGCAACCAAATTCTCTTTTTCGCGCAAAGATTTCTTAATCATTTCAGCATAGGTTTTGTTTTCTTCAATCTCCTTGGAAAGAAGTCGATTGGTTTGTATTAATTTTTCATAAGGATCATTAATGGCAGCAATGAACACTGCTTTATAAATTAAATAGAAGGCACCAATTTTATATATATGTCCTATTACATTATACACATCAAATACACTGGTATACACTGCAAAAACTAATTCACTAAATATACAAACAATGAACGCTGACAAATAGTATTGAAGCTGCCTCTTTGAAGTATAAAAATTTGCCCTTCTATAGAGAAAAAGAGACAGAAAGAGCAATGCTATAATCGCATATTCGGCATTCTTCTTAAAGGGTGTTAACCCTTTCCCTTGTTCGTATGTTTTTGGTATCCAGTCATTATAAAAAATCACGAGCAAAAAGACGATACCGACCAAAAGAAATGAAAAAAAGAGCAATAAATTTGCTTTGATCCACTTATATTGTTCATCGGGTTTAATGTAGATCGCGACAAACAACACTAAGGCGGTAATCATACGGGAAAAAATCCAAAACTGAGACGATTTATTGCCAGAGTTTGGAGTAATAAAATCGGGCATTCCCGTATATCCCAATGCATGCATAAAATCGATCATCCCAACCGCAAGGAAACCGATTCCTAAAAACAAAGTATGTGCATTCCGGCTCTGAGTATAAGAATAGTATCCCAAACCAAAAATGGAAAAAGATACGATGACACTAAAGATTTCAGTGACATTATGAAAAACTAAAAAAAATCCAATCTCATATTCACGATAAAAATAACCAGGAAATGTACCAACCAGTACGAGTGGGAGTAAACTAAAAAGAATAACTCCAAAATAAAAACGATTTATTCTTAATATTTTATAAAGGAAATTGAGGCTCACCATTCGTTAGCAGGCAATTGGACAAAGTTTAGCCATTTAAGCAAGAATTTATTTAATAGGTGCGAAGAAAGTAAAGTAGTTATTGAAGTTTAGGTTCGAGTTATATCAAGAGAAATTAGGGTAATATCATCTTTGGAAATCTGCCTCATCCTTGACAATCGGTCTAAAAAATTCTTATGAAACGAGATTTGAGGAAGGTTCGCAATCGGAGATATCTCGGGAAACAGAATAGAATTCAGGTCTTCATCTGGTTTTAAATTTTCATACAAACCGTCCGTAAATATAAGTAATCGATCGCCTTCTTGCAATGTGATCACTCGCTGTTCATATTCAAAATTGGACCGAACCCCGAGCAAAAGTCCAGGGCATTCGAATGATTCTATTTCTCTGTTACGAATCAAGATAAATGGAGGGCTTCCTGCGGAACTGAAATGTAACTTCATTTGTTCAAAATCAACATAGAAGTAAGCAGCCGTTACAAAACGTGCATGAAGACTTGTGCAGAGAAAACGATTCATCGCTGCGATCAGCTCTTTCGGTGATTGTTTAAACTCTTTTGCATTTCGGAATGCAATTTTTACTGTCGAAGAATCTAGTGCTGCACTCACTCCATGGCCAGTTACATCAGCAATGACCAAACCAAATCCACCTGAAAATTCAAAAAAATCATAAAAATCGCCCCCTATATCATATAGTGGCTGGTAAGATACTTCCATAGATATTTTTTGATTGATGGGTAACTTATCGGGCAAAATCCTCATTTGGATTTTTCGTGCTGTTTCCAAATCTTTTTTAATCGTCATCAGTTCGTTCTTTGCGATCAAATTTTCTTCCAACAAAAAACGCAGCCGCCTACCCAAAGCCAAAGAAAACAAAATCACTTCAAAGGCAGTACCTATCTGTACACCATATCGACCAAAGGTAGAAAAAGGGATGAGAGATGCCTTTGTTAATGAATCAACAATTACCCCGACAAACAATGTGAACCATGCGAGTAAAAAAAACAAAGACGATCTTATTCCTTTTATATAGGAGTAAGCACCAGCTGACATAAGCACTAGGAACATATATGGGAATGTATAAATAAAAGAAACTTCCATCCAATTATAAGGTAGAATCAGAGAGAAAATTGCCATAAATCCGAAACCAACAACACTAAACGATATCAAACGATCCAAACGTGGGTTTATTTTCTTTAAATCCAAAAAGGATAACGAAAATAGTCCAACAAAGATCAGAGACGCATTCACGGTAATATAAAGATAAGGTTTGACGGACATTGCAACATTTGGAAGTAACAATTGTTTTAAAAAACCACCGAGCAAAGAATAGTTAATTCCGAGAGTAGCCAAATACAAACAATAGTAAACGTATGCCTTTTCCCGAACACTAACGTAAATCAATAGGTTATATAACAAAAGAGCAAAGATGATCCCAAAATATATACCGTTAGCTACATAGTCCCTTTCGATCCGATCAAAAAAAGAATTTATCTTCCAAATTCGGAAGGGAGCATTCAATATACCTGAGTTTTTTATTTGAGCATAAATAGTTCTGGTTTCTAAAGGATTTAATGTTAGTTTATAAGTTGGATTTCTATGTTGCACTTCTCTTTCAGAAAAAGCTCCAGAACCATCAAATGTTTTTCTAATGACAATTCCGTTAGATTGCCAACCTAACAAAACTGTATCGACCCAAGGAGATTCCAATTCGAGAATATAATCATTTGTTTCATAATTGGGATTGACCAAGTCAAATTTCACCCAAACAGAAGGTTTCCAATAACCAAAATGGTATTTCATTTCATGAGCTTTCGACCAAACCACGGCACCGGAAAGGATTTGTTCTAAGGTTTTAGTTTCAAAGGTGTATTGAATGAGGGGGCGTTCTGGCAACTTGTTGCCACAAGACACAAAAACCAGAAAGAATAGAAATAAATTAATTCTGCTAAATGGGATCATCGGCAAGTAACGGGTCTAATACCACTGTTGGAAAGTATAATCTCCCCTGGAATTCAAATTCAAAATTGAGTAGAAAACGTATTGCCAAAAACCCTAAACAATAGATACTCTTGGCAAATCAAGGAGATAGGTTCATGTCAGCAAAATTCGAAATCTACAAAGACAAAGCAGGGGAATTCCGCTTCCGCCTCAAAGCAGCTAATGGAGAAATCATCGCATCAAGCGAAGGGTATTCTTCCAAACAAGCTTGTGAAAGCGGGATTACTTCAGTTAAGAATAATGCCGGAACAGCGGAAATCGTTGATCAAACGTAAGAGCAACAATAGTCTGTTACAGTTTGAATTTTTAATTTAAACTTGGATCCAGCAGGGACTTCAAATACTGACTGACCGTCGATTTGGAGCCATGTTTCGGATCCAGGCAAAAGAACGGAAAGTTTTCCTGACTGGATTTCCATGATCTCTTTTTGATCGGCTCCGAATTCATACTCTCCGGGCATCATAATTCCCAAAGTTTTCTTTTCTCCATTCGGAAAGAGGACCGTACGGCTGGTAACGTTCCCATTGAAGTAGATATTGGCTGATTTTAGTACTGTTACGGATTCAAATGAACTCATACAGACCAAAAACTAGATCGGTTCCAGGCTTCCAAGTGAATTCCCATCCCCCATCTCTTTGATTTGGCATTAAAAAGTGTTTGCGAAATTCGAAAGTACCAGAACGGTGAAGTCAGTGCCCATAAAGTCCCTACAGAAATCAGAGAACAAAAAACAGCAAGCTAGGGAGAAATCCATTGAAAGGATTCTCACCTCCGCCATTGTTTTATTCGCAAAACATGGGTTCTCACAAACTACCATGGAAATGATTGCAAACCATGCAAAAATTTCTAAGGGACTTGCTTATAATTATTTTAAGAGCAAAAACCAGATTTTTGAACAAATCATAGACAATCACCTAGCAAAACAAGAGAAGTTTTACAGCAACATCCCACCCAATCTTTCCGCTAAAGAATATGTTAGGGAATTTTTTATTCGTTCGATACAATTCGCAAAAGAAGAAAGAAAAACCATGGTTTTGATTTCTGTATGTCTTTTCCAACCCGGTTCCGTCTCACTTTCAAAAAAGATGTTAGAAAATGTGGAAAAACGTTTTGCCCCTTTCAAAGAAGCAATGAAAGAAAGATTCCGATCTTACGGAATCAAAGACCCTGACAAAGAGATGATTCTCATCAAAACCTTTCTTCATGGTGTGATCATGAGCCAACATTTTAATGATACAACAACCTGTACCCCGACGATCATTGAAATGGTCTTAGAAAGATACGATTACAAAAACTAAATCCTCTTCTACTCCCCTCCCCCACCTGGAATTTTTAAAATCAGAAGATTAGTTGTGGCAGTTGCCAAAAGTTTATCTTTTTCGGTTCGCATCTCGCCTATCATGTGTATAGTGGAGAAGCCTTTTGCTTCCACTGATGCTTTAACAATCACTCGTTGGCCTACAGCCACTCCACGAATGTATTGAATATTCATATCGATGGTAGTGGTTGGACGTTTTGCCACTAGGTAACTGAGAGGACCGAAGGCATTGTCAAACGCCGCTGCAATCACTCCACCTTGCATCATCCCCATTGGATTTGTTTGGTCTTCTGAAACAGGAAAGGCAACAGTGATACTTTTCCCTTTGGTGTAAGATAAAATCTCAGCCTTCATTGCGACGAAAATCTGCGGTGGAACGGTAATCTTTCTTCCTCCGTGATTGAAATTGATTGTCATCTCTTCTAATATTTTCTGAGTCTCTTCGGTTGTAAGTGTTTGCATAAAACAACCTCCCTATGTCATTACAAAATAAAGTATCTACTTTTTAAAGTTTTACAGCTTCAAATTTTTCCAAAAATTCAGTTTTTTCTCTGACAAATTTCATGGGATTTTCTTTTCCATATTCACAATAATACACCATAAGTTGGCCATCATTTGCATTGGTACAGTTTTTGGCTTCATCTAACTTAAGATACAAATTGCCAGTTTTTCTATGTCGATAAACTATCATATCCATCCTCATCGAAAATTGAATTTTAAAATTAATATGCGC encodes the following:
- a CDS encoding PaaI family thioesterase, with translation MQTLTTEETQKILEEMTINFNHGGRKITVPPQIFVAMKAEILSYTKGKSITVAFPVSEDQTNPMGMMQGGVIAAAFDNAFGPLSYLVAKRPTTTIDMNIQYIRGVAVGQRVIVKASVEAKGFSTIHMIGEMRTEKDKLLATATTNLLILKIPGGGGE
- a CDS encoding 7TM diverse intracellular signaling domain-containing protein gives rise to the protein MIPFSRINLFLFFLVFVSCGNKLPERPLIQYTFETKTLEQILSGAVVWSKAHEMKYHFGYWKPSVWVKFDLVNPNYETNDYILELESPWVDTVLLGWQSNGIVIRKTFDGSGAFSEREVQHRNPTYKLTLNPLETRTIYAQIKNSGILNAPFRIWKINSFFDRIERDYVANGIYFGIIFALLLYNLLIYVSVREKAYVYYCLYLATLGINYSLLGGFLKQLLLPNVAMSVKPYLYITVNASLIFVGLFSLSFLDLKKINPRLDRLISFSVVGFGFMAIFSLILPYNWMEVSFIYTFPYMFLVLMSAGAYSYIKGIRSSLFFLLAWFTLFVGVIVDSLTKASLIPFSTFGRYGVQIGTAFEVILFSLALGRRLRFLLEENLIAKNELMTIKKDLETARKIQMRILPDKLPINQKISMEVSYQPLYDIGGDFYDFFEFSGGFGLVIADVTGHGVSAALDSSTVKIAFRNAKEFKQSPKELIAAMNRFLCTSLHARFVTAAYFYVDFEQMKLHFSSAGSPPFILIRNREIESFECPGLLLGVRSNFEYEQRVITLQEGDRLLIFTDGLYENLKPDEDLNSILFPEISPIANLPQISFHKNFLDRLSRMRQISKDDITLISLDITRT
- a CDS encoding YegP family protein — translated: MSAKFEIYKDKAGEFRFRLKAANGEIIASSEGYSSKQACESGITSVKNNAGTAEIVDQT
- a CDS encoding DUF1653 domain-containing protein — encoded protein: MIVYRHRKTGNLYLKLDEAKNCTNANDGQLMVYYCEYGKENPMKFVREKTEFLEKFEAVKL
- the ppnP gene encoding pyrimidine/purine nucleoside phosphorylase; translation: MSSFESVTVLKSANIYFNGNVTSRTVLFPNGEKKTLGIMMPGEYEFGADQKEIMEIQSGKLSVLLPGSETWLQIDGQSVFEVPAGSKFKLKIQTVTDYCCSYV
- a CDS encoding MASE3 domain-containing protein; amino-acid sequence: MVSLNFLYKILRINRFYFGVILFSLLPLVLVGTFPGYFYREYEIGFFLVFHNVTEIFSVIVSFSIFGLGYYSYTQSRNAHTLFLGIGFLAVGMIDFMHALGYTGMPDFITPNSGNKSSQFWIFSRMITALVLFVAIYIKPDEQYKWIKANLLLFFSFLLVGIVFLLVIFYNDWIPKTYEQGKGLTPFKKNAEYAIIALLFLSLFLYRRANFYTSKRQLQYYLSAFIVCIFSELVFAVYTSVFDVYNVIGHIYKIGAFYLIYKAVFIAAINDPYEKLIQTNRLLSKEIEENKTYAEMIKKSLREKENLVAEIFHRTKNSLQLVRSILMIQASDFADDKNIQSIVEDTSIKIQTMSLVHDHLYANKDLSEIKVSDYLRSLADMIRQAYPPVGTEIEVNFQVGDGSLLLDTAVPLGLIFTEILSNSFKYAFPGFTVGNVSVRFSIKGNICHFEYSDNGIGLPTKFDLKQQKKLGLSLAKIIAEKQMGGTLSIDGTQGFQMKLDFPDNLYKRRV
- a CDS encoding hemin-degrading factor; this encodes MNENLKQQWENLIKEMPKLRIRDAAKHLNVSEAELLSTKIGPTVKLLNPDWASFLLNTTNLGYVMALTRNESCVHERKGVYKNLSVNGQTALAVGEDIDLRIFLQDWKYGFYVEEPKENGIMRSFQFFDSKGEAVHKIYQTEKSAIDGWEIAKTQFVDETLTFIKPSSETKPKTETNDTNEIPKFLDAWSKLEDTHDFFSLLRKFNYSREFSLVAANGRFSFKISKENLLNLMEQVSKLEMDIMIFVGNPGMIQIHTGKIQRLEPMGPWFNVLDPEFNLHLRTDQIESVWIVDKPTKDGLVTSVEVFDNAGNLILQMFGKRKPGIPQSDLWYQLTRDYVEKPEKLNPSLV
- a CDS encoding TetR/AcrR family transcriptional regulator produces the protein MPIKSLQKSENKKQQAREKSIERILTSAIVLFAKHGFSQTTMEMIANHAKISKGLAYNYFKSKNQIFEQIIDNHLAKQEKFYSNIPPNLSAKEYVREFFIRSIQFAKEERKTMVLISVCLFQPGSVSLSKKMLENVEKRFAPFKEAMKERFRSYGIKDPDKEMILIKTFLHGVIMSQHFNDTTTCTPTIIEMVLERYDYKN
- a CDS encoding heme ABC transporter ATP-binding protein; amino-acid sequence: MTIEAIDLDYFIGSKAILSKINLEIHPGKLHVLIGRNGAGKSSLFHMLCGDIIPQQGNIYLNGVELRTYSKSQLAKIRAVLTQETTITFPINSEEVIGLGRHPHVTDVVKDKSIVQTCLKITDSIEQKEQNYSTLSGGERQKINFGRILAQAWETPPRYIFLDEPVSALDIPNQYKTLNICKHMAGQGYAVFMILHDLNLAALYADTITLLHKGKIIKSGNPNEVLTLENLETAFGIKARILNAPEGNFIIPEIIGESI